The following proteins are co-located in the Flammeovirga kamogawensis genome:
- a CDS encoding methylmalonyl-CoA mutase family protein, with translation MAEKLFSDFEPISKETWKEKVITDLKGADFDKKLVWKTENGMTISPYYTAEDRVGKEGVLDQLKKILPSSEDEGLNWDSFQRVVGATNKEINDNALYLLERGVEGLIFNVDSIKNFDIEMALKGISIEMVHVCFENVSHPRTLVRDYVGYLHIHGVSLDKVRGYVNFDPLANYTTTGEIEQEGFQRLSRLISYTTEMPGFKVLSINTDAFVNAGANHVQELAFSLNTVVEYIDQLGQFNIEPEEVLGNLIFQATVGGDYFHEIAKFRAFRLLSIEVAKLYDTSFNPENLLIVANSSLWSKSIYDPNVNMLRNTTEAMSAVLGGVNAINIVAHNSSYESPTKQSQRIALNISHIMREEAYLGKVADPSAGSYYIDSLSEQIMDAALMLFQTIESENGFLECFNNGVIQSLITKTRDHKEKLIAQRRSVYVGTNRYPNQLEEINPDNISVTHDKISKVELLHPQRATLQFENLRLKTEKYVHDGGARPKVFNALFGNLAMRKARSTFAMDFFGTAGFVSSEQFYNSVDEALEGAINSEADVIVMCSSDAEYAESVGKFATAFKASEAKNKKLILAGYPGDKEADYLAAGVDGFVHVKTNAIQALNQFQSDLEIV, from the coding sequence ATGGCTGAGAAGTTATTTTCAGACTTCGAACCGATCAGTAAAGAAACTTGGAAAGAAAAAGTAATTACTGACCTTAAAGGAGCTGATTTCGATAAAAAACTAGTATGGAAAACAGAAAATGGGATGACCATTTCTCCATATTATACTGCAGAAGATAGAGTAGGGAAAGAAGGTGTACTAGATCAATTAAAAAAAATTTTACCTTCATCAGAAGATGAGGGTTTGAACTGGGATAGTTTTCAGAGAGTAGTAGGAGCAACAAACAAAGAAATTAACGATAATGCACTTTATCTTTTAGAAAGAGGTGTTGAAGGTTTAATTTTTAATGTTGATAGTATTAAGAATTTTGATATTGAAATGGCCTTAAAAGGTATCAGTATTGAAATGGTACATGTTTGTTTCGAAAATGTATCTCATCCAAGAACACTTGTACGTGATTATGTTGGATATTTACATATTCATGGCGTATCACTTGATAAAGTTCGAGGTTATGTAAATTTTGATCCTCTAGCAAACTATACAACAACAGGAGAAATAGAGCAAGAAGGTTTTCAACGGTTGTCAAGGTTGATCTCCTATACAACTGAGATGCCCGGCTTTAAAGTTTTAAGTATTAATACTGATGCTTTTGTAAATGCAGGGGCCAACCATGTACAAGAATTAGCGTTTTCTTTAAATACAGTTGTTGAATATATTGATCAACTTGGTCAATTTAATATTGAACCTGAAGAGGTGTTAGGTAACTTGATTTTTCAGGCTACGGTTGGAGGTGATTACTTCCATGAAATTGCAAAATTTAGAGCATTTAGACTGCTTTCTATTGAAGTTGCAAAATTGTATGATACATCATTTAACCCTGAGAATTTATTAATTGTTGCAAATTCATCACTTTGGTCTAAATCAATATATGATCCAAATGTGAATATGTTGCGTAATACAACAGAAGCAATGTCTGCTGTTCTTGGTGGTGTAAATGCTATTAACATTGTAGCACATAATTCATCTTATGAGTCTCCAACAAAGCAATCTCAACGTATTGCTCTAAATATTTCTCATATTATGAGAGAGGAAGCTTATTTAGGTAAAGTAGCAGATCCATCTGCAGGTTCTTATTATATCGATTCTCTATCTGAACAAATTATGGATGCAGCCTTAATGCTGTTCCAAACTATTGAATCAGAAAATGGTTTCTTGGAATGTTTTAATAATGGCGTAATTCAAAGCTTGATTACTAAAACAAGAGACCATAAAGAAAAACTAATTGCACAACGTAGAAGTGTATATGTTGGTACAAATAGATACCCGAATCAGTTAGAGGAAATCAACCCTGATAATATATCTGTCACACATGATAAGATAAGCAAAGTAGAATTGTTACACCCTCAAAGAGCAACTTTACAGTTTGAGAATCTTCGTTTAAAAACAGAAAAATATGTTCATGACGGAGGTGCTAGACCTAAAGTGTTTAATGCTTTATTTGGTAATTTAGCTATGCGTAAAGCACGTTCTACTTTTGCAATGGATTTCTTTGGTACAGCTGGGTTTGTTTCTTCAGAACAGTTTTATAATAGCGTAGATGAAGCTTTAGAAGGAGCAATTAATTCTGAAGCTGATGTAATTGTAATGTGCTCTTCTGATGCTGAATATGCAGAGAGTGTAGGCAAATTTGCGACTGCATTTAAGGCATCTGAAGCAAAAAATAAAAAACTAATTCTGGCAGGTTACCCTGGTGATAAAGAAGCAGATTATTTAGCGGCAGGTGTTGATGGTTTTGTTCATGTAAAAACCAATGCTATCCAGGCTTTAAATCAATTCCAATCAGACTTAGAAATAGTTTAA
- a CDS encoding alpha/beta hydrolase gives MKKLLILAMFVLSPFLLNAQEYGKVYDNLKVPSKILKGERNFSIYLPPGYDASERSYPVLYLLHGYSDNHTGWIQFGEVNYIADKAINEGKATPMIIVMPDADTDRIGYFNTIDGDWNYEDYFFNELMPFVENKYRIRKEKRYRAIAGLSMGGGGTFVYALHHSELFSSACPLSAWFGEANPEERVGEVDEYYKGKSKSEIKEHYDKNNPLVLVDNLPDKIAPENQIKWYIDCGDDDFLFEGNSLIHIKMRKKNIEHEYRVRDGGHSWSYWRSALLDVLKFVTDTFHQK, from the coding sequence ATGAAGAAATTATTAATTTTAGCAATGTTTGTGTTATCTCCTTTTTTACTTAATGCACAAGAATATGGAAAAGTATATGACAATTTAAAAGTGCCTAGTAAAATTTTAAAAGGTGAGCGTAATTTTTCTATCTACTTACCACCTGGATATGATGCATCTGAGAGGAGTTACCCTGTTTTATATTTATTGCATGGGTATAGTGATAATCATACTGGTTGGATTCAATTTGGTGAAGTGAATTATATTGCTGATAAAGCAATTAATGAAGGAAAGGCTACACCAATGATAATTGTTATGCCTGATGCAGATACAGATAGAATTGGTTATTTTAACACAATTGATGGTGATTGGAACTATGAAGATTATTTTTTTAATGAGTTAATGCCTTTTGTAGAAAATAAATACCGTATTAGAAAAGAAAAAAGATATAGAGCAATTGCTGGACTCTCGATGGGAGGTGGTGGAACCTTTGTATATGCCTTACACCATTCTGAATTATTTTCTTCAGCATGCCCTTTAAGTGCTTGGTTTGGAGAGGCAAATCCAGAAGAAAGAGTAGGTGAGGTCGATGAATATTATAAAGGGAAATCAAAAAGTGAAATTAAAGAACATTATGATAAGAATAACCCTTTAGTTCTTGTAGATAATTTACCAGATAAAATAGCTCCTGAAAATCAGATCAAGTGGTATATTGATTGTGGAGATGATGATTTCCTTTTTGAAGGGAATAGTTTGATACATATCAAAATGAGAAAGAAAAATATCGAACATGAATATAGAGTTCGTGATGGCGGTCATAGTTGGTCGTATTGGAGATCTGCATTACTAGATGTTCTTAAGTTTGTAACAGATACTTTTCATCAGAAATAA
- a CDS encoding TonB-dependent receptor, with the protein MKKTTMLFLAFLISLSNYAQEASTVIKGTIIEKETDQPVIGASIVIKGTTIGTTSDFDGNFTLKTSKSGPVVLDISFVGLQTIQQDVNLDGSEINLGNQYMPSDAIGLAEVEVVASVAVDRKTPVAVSTIKPEVLEEKLGTQEFPEILKSTPGVYATKSGGGYGDSRINLRGFSSANIAVMINGVPVNDMENGSVYWSNWAGLSDVTRTMQVQRGLGASKVAVPSVGGTINILTKTTDAKKGGNLSYGIGNDGYSKIGFTASTGQTENGWAVSVSGSKTTGVGFVDGTTFEGYSYFANVSKKINDYHQLSFTVFGAPQVHGQRRNKVLLSDYKESGRGIKYNGDWGYRNGEEYNVRENYYHKPQISLNWFWNINDKMDLATVLYSSIGRGGGSGGTGVDKFGPSLSNPYRRDGVIDFDKIVDENIANGRQGSESIIYNGVNNHQWYGGLSTLTAQVSENITFTGGLDIRYYEGNHYREVKDLLGGQFYFDPAISNAEAGSIGATQRAVKVGDKIQYNNDGLVWWQGIFAQAEYSKDKLSAFLSLSGSNQSFQRIDYMQYAPENQKTDWQSFFGYNIKGGANYNLTDVHNVFVNGGYFSRQPFFNSVWPNYNNNTNEGVVNEKALSFELGYGYRGKLVSGNINVYHTTWKDKYYRASVRQAGSSVSYSANIPGLDAVHSGVELDFVIRPNDKFTITGMASIGNWKWDKNVTDVPIYDDTQQEVGTVDVYAKGLHVGDAAQTTAALGLNYVVLAGLKVGADWNLYDRLFADFNVTQVDTPEKSVDSWQVPTYSLFDLNASYKFPIGKIDATLYAKVNNVFNTYYVSDAFDGSSHDWDTAQVFYGAGTTWSTSIKLNF; encoded by the coding sequence ATGAAAAAGACTACAATGTTGTTTCTTGCATTTCTGATTTCATTATCTAATTATGCACAAGAAGCATCCACTGTCATCAAGGGTACGATCATAGAAAAAGAAACTGATCAACCTGTTATTGGTGCATCAATAGTAATTAAAGGAACTACTATAGGTACAACTTCAGATTTTGATGGAAATTTCACGTTAAAAACTAGTAAATCAGGTCCCGTTGTTTTAGATATATCATTTGTTGGTTTACAAACTATTCAGCAAGATGTAAATTTAGATGGGTCCGAAATTAATTTAGGCAATCAATATATGCCTTCTGATGCCATAGGTTTAGCAGAAGTCGAAGTAGTTGCATCTGTAGCAGTAGATAGAAAAACACCTGTAGCCGTTTCTACTATTAAACCAGAAGTGTTAGAAGAAAAACTAGGAACTCAGGAATTTCCTGAAATTTTAAAATCCACTCCCGGTGTATACGCTACAAAATCTGGTGGCGGGTATGGTGATTCTAGAATTAATTTAAGAGGTTTCTCTTCTGCAAATATTGCGGTAATGATTAATGGTGTTCCGGTTAACGACATGGAAAATGGCTCTGTTTATTGGTCTAACTGGGCAGGTCTATCTGATGTAACAAGAACAATGCAAGTTCAACGTGGTTTAGGTGCTTCTAAAGTAGCTGTCCCTTCTGTTGGTGGTACCATAAATATTCTTACTAAAACAACCGATGCTAAAAAGGGTGGTAACCTAAGTTATGGCATTGGTAACGATGGTTACAGCAAAATCGGTTTCACAGCCTCAACTGGGCAAACTGAAAATGGTTGGGCAGTTTCGGTTTCAGGTTCTAAAACCACTGGTGTTGGTTTTGTAGATGGAACAACTTTCGAGGGATATTCTTACTTCGCAAATGTTTCAAAAAAAATTAATGATTACCATCAATTGTCATTTACTGTTTTTGGAGCTCCTCAAGTTCATGGTCAGCGTAGAAATAAAGTCTTACTTTCAGATTATAAAGAATCTGGAAGAGGTATTAAATACAATGGTGATTGGGGGTATAGAAATGGAGAAGAATACAATGTTAGAGAAAATTATTATCATAAACCTCAAATATCTTTAAACTGGTTCTGGAACATTAACGATAAAATGGATTTGGCAACCGTACTTTATAGTTCGATTGGCCGTGGTGGTGGATCTGGCGGTACTGGTGTTGATAAATTTGGACCTAGTCTTAGCAACCCCTATCGTAGAGATGGTGTTATAGATTTTGATAAAATTGTTGATGAAAATATTGCTAATGGTAGACAAGGATCAGAATCTATTATTTATAATGGAGTAAATAATCATCAATGGTATGGAGGTTTATCTACGTTAACGGCTCAAGTAAGTGAAAATATTACATTTACGGGTGGTTTAGACATTAGATACTACGAAGGCAATCATTACAGAGAAGTAAAAGATCTTCTTGGCGGTCAATTCTATTTTGATCCAGCAATTAGTAATGCAGAAGCTGGTTCAATTGGAGCAACGCAAAGAGCTGTAAAAGTTGGAGATAAAATACAATACAATAATGATGGTTTAGTTTGGTGGCAAGGTATATTTGCTCAAGCTGAATACTCTAAAGATAAATTAAGTGCCTTCCTATCATTATCAGGGTCTAACCAATCGTTCCAAAGAATAGACTATATGCAATATGCTCCTGAAAATCAAAAAACTGATTGGCAAAGCTTTTTTGGTTACAACATAAAAGGTGGTGCAAATTACAATCTTACAGATGTACATAATGTATTTGTAAATGGTGGATACTTCTCTCGTCAACCATTTTTTAATAGTGTATGGCCAAATTACAACAACAATACAAACGAAGGTGTTGTAAATGAAAAGGCATTAAGCTTTGAACTTGGCTATGGCTATAGAGGTAAACTAGTTTCGGGTAATATTAATGTTTACCATACTACTTGGAAAGATAAATACTACAGAGCATCAGTTAGACAAGCAGGTTCTTCTGTGAGTTATTCAGCAAACATACCAGGTTTAGATGCTGTTCACTCTGGTGTTGAACTAGACTTTGTAATTAGACCAAATGATAAATTTACAATTACAGGTATGGCTTCTATTGGTAATTGGAAATGGGATAAAAACGTAACCGATGTTCCTATTTATGATGATACACAACAAGAAGTAGGAACTGTAGATGTGTATGCTAAAGGTTTACATGTTGGCGATGCAGCACAAACAACTGCCGCATTAGGGTTAAATTATGTAGTTTTAGCTGGTTTAAAAGTTGGAGCAGATTGGAATCTTTATGATAGACTATTCGCAGACTTTAATGTTACACAAGTAGATACACCAGAAAAAAGTGTTGATTCTTGGCAAGTTCCTACATATAGTTTATTTGATCTTAACGCTAGTTATAAATTCCCAATTGGCAAGATTGATGCAACATTATATGCTAAGGTTAATAATGTCTTTAATACTTATTATGTTTCAGATGCATTTGACGGCTCGTCGCATGATTGGGATACAGCACAAGTTTTCTACGGCGCTGGTACAACATGGTCTACAAGCATTAAACTTAATTTCTAG
- a CDS encoding TonB-dependent receptor, whose product MKNTLLLLLSLLISVSINAQESSTLIKGTVIDGATGEPVIGASVIIDGTTTGAISDFDGNYAIKTSLSGTKKLVISFVGYTSIEKQVELNGSTITIGETKLNSDAIGLAEVEVIASVAIDRKTPVAVSTINPESIETKLGTKEFPEILKSTPGVYATKQGGGYGDARINIRGFNSANVAVMINGVPVNDMENGSVYWSNWAGLSDVTRSMQMQRGLGASKVAVPSVGGTLNILTKTTDAQKGGNIFYGIGNDGREKIGVTLSTGKMDNGYAVTFSGSRTTGQGFVDATSFEGYSYFINVSKEINKNHMLSFTAFGAPQEHGQRNGYNQGIEDYQKYGGIRYNSDWGYLDGQEYNLFTNFYHKPQISLNHYWTINDKSSLSTSAYVSVGQGGGTGFLGTSKDTDNYRRADGLINFEQIRDENIELAEQGLGSETILRSSNNNHTWFGALSVYENKLNDYLTFMGGLDIRYYYGEHYRQVEDLLGGNYYLSNSNMNQPNHKAVVGDKVAYNNDGEVYWLGGFTQLEYSKDKLSAFVSASLSNTTYIRYDYFQYEKGNQKSDNYNFIGYNLKGGLNYNLTGNHNVFFNTGYISRAPFFRSVFPNYTNEGNKTAENEKILSFEVGYGFRSSKFNANLNVYHTQWKDRSFTKTVNQDYTANLLGVNATHQGIELDAKYNINHKLTITGMLSIGDWRWDNDLENVPVFDQNNQQVDSVNVYIKDLHVGNSAQTTAALGLNYKIVKGLRFGVDYNFFGNNYADFDPTQRDNAEDKSEAWRMEDFNVVDLNVSYNFELGKVFNATVYGNVDNLLNSEYITDAQDGADHTAQSATRIYYGTGRTWNMGMKLKF is encoded by the coding sequence ATGAAAAACACTTTACTCCTACTTCTTTCATTATTGATATCCGTATCAATTAATGCACAAGAATCATCGACGTTGATCAAAGGTACTGTGATCGACGGAGCAACTGGAGAACCTGTTATTGGTGCTTCTGTAATTATTGACGGAACAACAACAGGTGCAATTTCAGATTTTGATGGTAACTACGCTATCAAAACATCTTTGTCAGGTACAAAAAAATTAGTTATCTCGTTTGTGGGATATACTTCGATTGAAAAACAAGTTGAACTGAATGGTTCTACTATTACAATTGGAGAAACGAAATTAAATTCTGATGCAATTGGTCTTGCTGAAGTTGAAGTTATTGCTTCTGTTGCAATTGACAGAAAAACTCCTGTTGCAGTTTCTACAATCAATCCAGAGAGTATTGAAACTAAATTAGGAACAAAAGAATTTCCAGAGATCTTAAAATCTACTCCCGGTGTTTATGCAACTAAACAAGGTGGTGGATATGGTGATGCTAGAATTAACATACGTGGTTTCAACTCAGCTAATGTAGCTGTAATGATTAATGGAGTTCCAGTAAACGACATGGAAAATGGCTCTGTTTATTGGTCTAACTGGGCAGGTTTATCTGATGTAACAAGATCAATGCAAATGCAAAGAGGTCTTGGTGCTTCTAAAGTTGCTGTTCCTTCAGTTGGGGGTACTCTAAATATTCTTACTAAAACTACAGACGCTCAAAAGGGTGGTAATATCTTCTATGGTATTGGTAATGACGGTAGAGAAAAAATTGGTGTTACATTGTCTACAGGTAAAATGGATAATGGATATGCAGTAACATTCTCAGGTTCTAGAACTACTGGACAAGGTTTTGTAGACGCTACCTCTTTTGAAGGGTACTCTTACTTTATCAATGTTTCGAAAGAAATAAATAAAAATCACATGTTATCTTTCACTGCTTTTGGTGCACCACAAGAACATGGACAAAGAAATGGTTATAACCAAGGTATTGAAGATTATCAAAAATATGGTGGAATCAGATATAACTCAGATTGGGGATATCTAGATGGTCAAGAATACAACTTATTCACGAATTTCTATCATAAACCGCAAATTTCATTAAATCACTATTGGACAATTAATGACAAATCAAGTCTTTCAACTTCAGCTTATGTTTCAGTTGGACAAGGTGGTGGAACAGGTTTCCTAGGTACATCTAAAGACACTGATAATTATAGAAGAGCTGATGGCCTTATTAATTTCGAACAAATTAGAGATGAAAATATTGAGTTAGCTGAACAAGGTTTAGGTTCTGAAACTATCTTGAGATCTTCGAATAATAATCATACTTGGTTTGGAGCATTGTCTGTTTATGAAAATAAACTGAATGATTATCTTACTTTTATGGGTGGTTTAGATATTAGATATTATTATGGTGAACACTACAGACAAGTAGAAGATTTACTTGGTGGTAATTATTATTTAAGCAATTCAAATATGAACCAACCAAATCATAAAGCGGTTGTTGGAGATAAAGTTGCTTACAATAATGATGGTGAAGTATATTGGCTAGGAGGATTTACTCAACTTGAATATTCAAAAGATAAATTATCTGCATTTGTCTCTGCATCACTTTCAAACACTACATATATCCGTTATGATTATTTCCAATATGAAAAAGGAAATCAGAAGTCTGATAATTACAATTTTATTGGATATAACTTAAAAGGTGGTTTAAATTATAATCTTACAGGAAATCATAATGTATTCTTTAATACAGGTTACATTTCAAGAGCTCCTTTCTTCCGTTCTGTATTCCCTAATTATACTAATGAAGGAAATAAAACAGCAGAAAACGAAAAAATATTATCTTTTGAAGTAGGTTATGGTTTCCGTTCGTCTAAGTTCAATGCTAACCTAAATGTCTACCATACACAATGGAAAGATAGATCATTCACTAAAACCGTAAATCAAGACTACACTGCTAACTTATTAGGAGTGAATGCTACCCATCAAGGTATTGAATTAGATGCAAAATATAACATCAACCATAAATTAACAATTACTGGTATGTTATCAATTGGTGATTGGAGATGGGATAATGATCTAGAAAATGTCCCTGTTTTTGATCAAAACAACCAACAGGTTGACTCAGTGAATGTATACATCAAAGATTTACACGTAGGTAATTCAGCTCAAACAACTGCTGCTCTTGGTTTAAATTACAAAATTGTTAAAGGTTTAAGATTTGGAGTAGACTACAACTTCTTTGGTAATAACTATGCGGACTTTGATCCTACTCAACGTGATAACGCTGAAGATAAAAGTGAGGCATGGAGAATGGAAGACTTTAACGTAGTTGATCTTAATGTAAGTTATAATTTCGAATTAGGTAAAGTATTTAATGCCACTGTTTATGGTAATGTTGACAACTTATTGAACTCTGAATATATCACAGATGCTCAAGATGGTGCAGATCATACCGCTCAATCAGCTACTCGTATTTACTATGGTACTGGTAGAACTTGGAACATGGGAATGAAATTAAAATTCTAA
- the scpA gene encoding methylmalonyl-CoA mutase has product MRPDFSKLDINKIKITSAEKLVAEQGKEWKTAEGISVKKGFDKADCSTAEHLEFGAGLPPFLRGPYSAMYALRPWTIRQYAGFSTAEESNAFYKRNLAAGQKGLSVAFDLATHRGYDSDHPRVVGDVGKAGVAIDSVEDMKILFNDIPLDKMSVSMTMNGAVIPVLAFYIVAAEEAGVSKEKLSGTIQNDILKEFMVRNTYIYPPKPSMRIISDIFSYTSNNMPKYNSISISGYHMQEAGATADIELAYTLADGLEYLKAGKAAGLDIDAFAPRLSFFWAIGMNHFMEIAKMRAGRMLWAKIVKQFGPKNPKSMALRTHSQTSGWSLSEQDPFNNVARTAIEAMGAALGHTQSLHTNALDEAIALPTDFSARIARNTQLYLQDETNICKVIDPWAGSHYVEYLTNEIAQKAWKLIEEVEENGGMAKAIEKGIPKMRIEEASARKQARIDSGHDTIVGVNKYISDEKTDIDVLEIDNTTVREGQVARLKQMREDRDAAKADAAIKAIEVAAATGEGNLLELAVEAARCRASLGEISDAMEKDFGRYKATIRNISGVYSHEVAGDKAFAEAKSLANEFEKLEGKRPRVMIAKMGQDGHDRGAKVIATSFADIGFDVDMGPLFQTPEEVARQAAENDVDCVGASSLAAGHKTLIPQLIEELKRLGREDIMVFAGGVIPEQDYQFLYDNGVAAIFGPGTKIPVSAKKVLQLLLEDEEIEK; this is encoded by the coding sequence ATGAGACCAGATTTTTCAAAATTAGATATAAATAAAATCAAGATTACATCTGCTGAAAAGTTAGTTGCTGAACAAGGCAAAGAATGGAAAACAGCAGAAGGAATCTCTGTAAAAAAAGGGTTTGATAAAGCAGATTGTAGTACTGCCGAACATCTAGAGTTTGGAGCAGGTTTACCTCCATTTCTAAGAGGTCCTTATTCTGCAATGTATGCACTTCGCCCATGGACTATCCGTCAGTATGCAGGTTTTTCTACAGCAGAAGAATCTAATGCATTTTATAAAAGAAACTTGGCGGCAGGTCAAAAAGGATTGTCAGTAGCTTTTGATTTAGCTACACATAGAGGCTATGACTCTGATCATCCACGTGTTGTGGGTGATGTAGGTAAAGCAGGTGTTGCTATTGATTCTGTAGAGGATATGAAAATTTTATTTAATGATATACCATTAGATAAAATGTCTGTATCAATGACAATGAACGGAGCAGTAATACCTGTTCTTGCTTTTTACATTGTAGCTGCAGAAGAAGCCGGTGTAAGTAAAGAGAAGTTGAGTGGTACAATTCAGAATGATATTTTGAAGGAATTTATGGTTAGAAATACCTATATCTATCCACCAAAACCATCAATGCGTATCATTTCAGATATATTTTCTTATACTTCTAACAATATGCCAAAGTATAATTCAATATCAATTTCTGGCTATCACATGCAAGAAGCTGGAGCAACAGCAGATATTGAATTGGCTTATACTTTAGCTGATGGTTTAGAGTATTTGAAAGCAGGTAAAGCGGCAGGGTTAGACATTGATGCTTTTGCACCTCGTTTATCTTTCTTCTGGGCTATTGGTATGAACCATTTTATGGAGATTGCTAAAATGCGTGCAGGTAGAATGCTTTGGGCTAAAATTGTGAAACAGTTTGGACCTAAAAACCCAAAATCGATGGCTTTGAGAACACACTCTCAAACGTCGGGTTGGTCATTGTCTGAGCAAGATCCATTTAATAATGTAGCAAGAACGGCAATTGAAGCAATGGGTGCGGCATTAGGACATACACAATCTCTACATACAAATGCACTTGATGAAGCGATTGCATTGCCAACAGATTTTTCTGCACGTATCGCTCGTAACACTCAGTTGTATTTGCAAGATGAAACTAACATCTGTAAAGTAATTGATCCTTGGGCTGGTTCGCATTATGTAGAATATTTAACCAATGAGATTGCTCAAAAAGCATGGAAGTTGATTGAAGAGGTTGAGGAAAATGGGGGAATGGCAAAAGCCATTGAGAAAGGTATTCCTAAGATGCGTATTGAAGAAGCTTCTGCTCGTAAACAAGCAAGAATTGACTCTGGTCATGATACAATTGTAGGTGTAAATAAATACATTTCAGACGAAAAGACAGATATTGACGTTTTAGAAATAGACAACACTACTGTTCGTGAAGGACAGGTTGCTCGTTTAAAACAAATGCGTGAAGATAGAGATGCAGCAAAGGCAGATGCAGCCATAAAAGCTATCGAAGTTGCAGCAGCAACAGGTGAAGGTAACTTATTAGAATTGGCTGTTGAGGCAGCAAGGTGTCGAGCGTCTTTAGGTGAAATATCAGATGCTATGGAAAAAGATTTTGGCCGTTATAAAGCAACAATTAGAAATATTTCAGGAGTTTATTCTCATGAAGTGGCTGGAGATAAAGCTTTTGCAGAAGCAAAAAGTTTAGCTAATGAATTCGAGAAATTGGAGGGGAAACGTCCAAGAGTAATGATTGCTAAGATGGGACAAGATGGTCATGATAGAGGTGCTAAAGTTATTGCAACAAGTTTTGCAGATATTGGCTTTGATGTTGATATGGGACCTCTATTCCAAACACCAGAAGAAGTAGCTCGTCAGGCAGCTGAAAATGATGTGGATTGTGTTGGTGCTTCTAGTTTAGCCGCCGGACATAAAACATTAATTCCTCAGTTAATCGAAGAGTTAAAACGTTTAGGCCGTGAAGATATTATGGTTTTTGCGGGTGGAGTAATTCCAGAACAAGATTATCAATTTTTATACGATAATGGTGTAGCTGCTATTTTTGGCCCGGGTACTAAGATTCCTGTTTCGGCTAAAAAAGTACTTCAACTCTTATTAGAGGATGAAGAAATTGAAAAATAA